The proteins below come from a single Pseudomonas hygromyciniae genomic window:
- a CDS encoding helix-turn-helix domain-containing protein, translating into MASDNNEIRAYAQPAQRGTWVQTERAGHEQWAALTAQAPRAAQLMHILVQHMDKQGALIISQATLAKLMDTSVATTKRAIAILTKHNWIQTISVGGQRGGTLAYVVNSRIAWADKRDNLQYALFNARVLVSTEDQADLGNSQLKQLPTMEDGDIQLPAGPGMDPPAQESLEGMLPDMPSIPHGN; encoded by the coding sequence ATGGCCAGTGACAATAACGAGATCCGCGCCTACGCGCAGCCTGCCCAGCGTGGTACTTGGGTACAGACGGAACGCGCTGGGCATGAACAGTGGGCCGCGTTGACCGCACAGGCGCCGCGAGCTGCCCAACTGATGCACATCCTGGTGCAACACATGGACAAACAAGGGGCACTCATCATCAGCCAGGCCACGCTGGCCAAGTTGATGGACACCTCGGTCGCCACCACTAAACGCGCCATCGCCATTCTGACCAAGCATAACTGGATACAGACCATCAGCGTCGGTGGCCAGCGTGGTGGCACGCTCGCCTATGTGGTGAATAGCCGTATCGCATGGGCAGATAAACGCGACAATCTGCAATACGCCCTGTTTAACGCTCGGGTCTTGGTTTCGACTGAGGACCAGGCCGATTTGGGCAATAGCCAGCTCAAGCAGCTGCCGACGATGGAGGACGGCGACATTCAGCTGCCTGCAGGGCCAGGTATGGATCCACCCGCGCAGGAATCACTGGAAGGAATGTTGCCGGATATGCCTTCTATCCCCCACGGTAACTGA